The following proteins come from a genomic window of Amaranthus tricolor cultivar Red isolate AtriRed21 chromosome 14, ASM2621246v1, whole genome shotgun sequence:
- the LOC130799149 gene encoding beta-adaptin-like protein C, translated as MSGHDSKYFSTTKKGEIPELKEELNSQYKDKRKDAVKKVIAAMTVGKDVSSLFTDVVNCMQTENLELKKLVYLYLINYAKSQPDLAILAVNTFVKDSQDPNPLIRALAVRTMGCIRVDKITEYLCDPLQRCLKDDDPYVRKTAAICVAKLYDINAELVEDRGFLDSLKDLISDNNPMVVANAVAALAEIQENSTKPIFEITSATLGKLLTALNECTEWGQVFILDALSRYKAADAREGENIVERVTPRLQHANCAVVLSAVKMILQQMEHITSTDIVRNLCKKMAPPLVTLLSAEPEIQYVALRNINLIVQKRPTILAHEIKVFFCKYNDPIYVKMEKLEIMIKLASDRNIDQVLLEFKEYATEVDVDFVRKAVRAIGRCAIKLERAAERCISVLLELIKIKVNYVVQEAIIVIKDIFRRYPNTYESIIATLCESLDTLDEPEAKASMIWIIGEYAERIDNADELLESFLESFPEEPPQVQLQLLTATVKLFLKKPTEGPQQMIQAVLNNATVETDNPDLRDRAYIYWRLLSTDPEAAKDVVLAEKPVITDDSNQLDSSLLDELLANIATLSSVYHKPPESFVTRLKTVSQRAEEDDYTEESEIGHAESPAHPVEGAASPSPSSAPRQPVAAPAPVPDLLGDLIGLDNSNSLVPVDQPAPAGPTLPVLLPAAKGQGLQISAELTRREGLMFYSMLFENNTQSVLDGFMIQFNKNTFGLAAAGPLQVPPLQPGASARTLLPMVLFQNVAPGAPNTLLQVALKNNQQPVWYFNDKISLHVLFTEDGRMERATFLETWKSLPDSNEVLREFPGLVIHSVESTLDKLAASNMFFIAKRKNANQEVLYLSAKIPKGIPFLIELTAAVGIPGVKCAIKTPSPEMAPLFFEALEHFLQN; from the exons ATGAGTGGTCATGATTCCAAGTATTTCTCCACTACGAAGAAGGGTGAAATCCCTGAACTCAAAGAAGAGCTCAATTCTCAGTACAAG GATAAGAGAAAAGATGCTGTGAAAAAGGTTATTGCTGCAATGACAGTTGGTAAGGATGTCTCATCATTGTTCACTGATGTTGTGAACTGCATGCAAACAGAAAATTTGGAGTTGAAGAAGCTAGTATACTTGTACCTTATCAACTATGCTAAAAGCCAGCCAGACTTGGCAATCCTCGCAGTCAACACATTTGTTAAG GATTCACAAGACCCAAATCCTTTAATTCGAGCTTTGGCAGTGAGAACAATGGGTTGTATTCGTGTAGACAAGATTACTGAGTATTTGTGTGATCCCCTTCAGAGGTGCCTCAAG GATGATGATCCATATGTTCGCAAGACAGCTGCTATATGCGTGGCTAAGCTCTATGATATTAATGCTGAACTAGTTGAAGATAGGGGATTTCTGGATTCACTGAAAGACTTGATATCTGACAATAATCCAATGGTAGTAGCAAATGCTGTGGCTGCTTTGGCTGAGATTCAGGAGAATAGCACTAAACCCATCTTTGAAATCACAAGTGCTACACTTGGAAAACTCCTTACGGCCCTCAATGAATGCACAGA GTGGGGTCAAGTTTTTATATTGGATGCCCTGTCAAGATATAAAGCAGCTGATGCTCGAGAGGGGGAGAACATTGTAGAGAGAGTCACTCCACGGCTTCAACATGCAAATTGTGCTGTTGTGCTTTCAGCTGTGAAg ATGATTCTTCAGCAGATGGAACACATCACTAGCACCGATATAGTTCGAAATCTTTGTAAAAAGATGGCTCCACCTCTGGTAACGCTTCTTTCTGCAGAACCTGAGATACAGTATGTTGCTCTAAGGAATATCAACTTGATTGTGCAGAAGAGGCCAACTATTCTAGCCCATGAAATCAAG GTGTTTTTCTGCAAGTACAACGACCCTATATATGTCAAGATGGAGAAGTTAGAAATCATGATCAAGCTTGCTTCAGACAGGAATATTGATCAG GTTTTACTGGAGTTCAAAGAATATGCCACAGAAGTAGATGTGGATTTTGTTAGGAAGGCTGTGCGTGCAATTGGCCGCTGTGCCATCAAGTTGGAGAGAGCTGCTGAACGATGCATCAGTGTCTTGCTGGAGTTGATCAAGATCAAAGTAAATTATGTTGTCCAGGAGGCAATTATAGTCATTAAGGATATATTTAGAAGATACCCTAATAC CTATGAGTCCATCATTGCGACCCTCTGTGAGAGCTTAGACACTCTAGATGAACCAGAGGCCAAG GCTTCGATGATCTGGATCATTGGTGAATATGCAGAAAGAATTGACAATGCAGATGAGTTGTTGGAGAGTTTCTTAGAAAGTTTCCCTGAAGAGCCTCCTCAAGTCCAGTTGCAATTGCTTACAGCCACTGTTAAGCTTTTTCTAAAAAAGCCTACAGAAGGACCACAGCAAATGATtcag GCTGTTTTGAACAATGCCACCGTTGAGACTGACAATCCTGATTTGCGTGACCGTGCTTACATTTATTGGCGTCTTCTTTCAACAGATCCTGAG GCTGCTAAAGATGTCGTGTTAGCAGAAAAGCCTGTGATCACTGATGATTCAAACCAGCTTGATTCTTCTCTTCTTGATGAACTACTTGCAAATATTGCAACTCTATCATCTGTTTATCACAAGCCACCAGAATCATTTGTAACTCGTCTCAAAACAGTATCCCAGAGAGCTGAGGAAGATGATTACACTGAGGAAAGTGAAATAGGACATGCTGAATCACCTGCACATCCTGTTGAGGGTGCTGCATCACCTTCACCAAGTTCAGCACCAAGGCAGCCTGTGGCCGCTCCAGCACCTGTTCCTGATTTACTTGGTGATCTAATAGGCCTGGACAATTCGAATTCTCTTGTTCCAGTTGACCAGCCTGCACCAGCTGG CCCTACTTTGCCAGTTTTGTTACCTGCAGCGAAAGGTCAAGGTTTACAAATCAGTGCAGAACTTACACGTAGAGAGGGACTAATGTTCTACAGTATGCTGTTTGAGAATAATACACAATCAGTTCTTGATGGATTTATGATCCAGTTCAATAAAAACACTTTTGGCCTTGCTGCTGCTGGTCCTTTGCAG GTTCCACCTTTGCAACCGGGGGCATCAGCAAGGACTCTTCTTCCAATGGTTCTATTTCAAAATGTAGCTCCCGGTGCTCCAAACACTCTTCTTCAAGTGGCATTGAAAAATAACCAGCAACCAGTGTGGTATTTCAATGATAAAATTTCATTGCATGTGCTGTTCACTGAAGACGGGAGAATGGAACGTGCAACCTTTTTGGAG ACATGGAAATCTCTTCCTGATTCAAATGAGGTTTTGAGAGAATTCCCTGGCCTTGTAATACACAGCGTAGAATCAACTCTCGACAAATTAGCAGCCTCAAACATGTTTTTTATAGCAAAGAGGAAAAACGCAAACCAGGAGGTGTTGTATCTCTCAGCTAAGATTCCTAAAGGAATTccatttttgattgaattgaccGCAGCGGTTGGAATTCCTGGTGTCAAATGTGCAATCAAGACACCAAGCCCCGAAATGGCACCTCTCTTCTTTGAAGCACTCGAGCATTTTCTTCAGAATTGA
- the LOC130799423 gene encoding uncharacterized protein LOC130799423 encodes MCFRHGGFPLPDFSKTTLQNLVLYNVYDLPTLAIENHCYAIQGKITFTLTNEQITDDVLFIGIFNGIGAVRTQTKMMNKGKSYTFSAFASVEACNETNFWGEFCDKKLQRLQCYPLKQQFCDYSIDACHLPDMSPKLKISINNTKDGLLSLIVYARNGAIPTNTLFDYTIDLTRNQLTIQLPKIGVWYFYIVPVMNTTTTTSNHMTQLKQLCYVLKWKLIKGIGHQESSIYHVDGTNYLSNFPLTKIFQGENIDNPWIGYFVMELPANVSTKNIRIEMELNTSIEYEVYARFGGLASHEMYDYYYVNQINNSDDGLSLFKLYASSNQSLKFDIVYAQQGKWSFGLRKRNLMTRLESETNLSISLAACPNNCSGYGKCSIAANAQTSCSYCECDIFHGGFDCSIKIIPKSLVCNALHRHIVSLPSVN; translated from the exons ATGTGCTTTCGACATGGAGGTTTCCCGCTTCCTGATTTCTCTAAGACTACTCTTCAAAATTTAG TGCTATACAATGTCTATGATCTACCAACACTAGCTATAGAGAATCACTGTTATGCTATTCAAGGAAAAATCACATTTACACTTACAAATGAACAG ATTACAGATGATGTTCTTTTCATTGGCATTTTCAATGGAATTGGAGCTGTTCGAACTCAAACTAAAATG ATGAACAAAGGTAAATCTTACACATTCAGTGCCTTTGCATCGGTGGAAGCTTGTAATGAGACAAACTTCTGGGGAGAATTCTGTGACAAGAAGCTTCAGAGACTTCAATGTTATCCACTTAAACAACAATTTTGTGATTACAGCATTGATGCTTGTCATTTACCAGACATGAGTCCAAAGTTG AAAATTAGCATCAATAACACTAAAGATGGTTTATTATCTTTGATTGTTTATGCTCGAAATGGTGCCATTCCTACAAATACATTGTTTGATTACACTATTGACTTGACCAGAAATCAACTCACAATTCAGTTGCCCAAAATAGGTGTTTGGTACTTCTACATTGTGCCTGTTATGAATACTACTACCACAACATCCAATCACATGACACAACTAAAGCAACTTTGCTATGTCTTGAAATGGAAACTTATTAAG GGGATTGGTCATCAAGAAAGCTCTATATATCATGTGGATGGAACTaattatttatctaattttcCTCTGACCAAAATATTCCAAGGAGAAAACATAGACAATCCATGGATTGGTTACTTTGTTATGGAACTTCCAGCAAATGTTTCTACCAAAAATATCAGAATCGAGATGGAGTTGAACACAAGcatagaatatgaagtatatgCTAGATTTGGTGGCTTAGCATCTCATGAAATGTATGATTACTACTatgtaaatcaaataaataatagtgATGATGGGCTGTCCTTGTTCAAGTTGTATGCATCAAGCAATCAAagtttaaaatttgatataGTTTATGCACAACAAGGGAAATGGAGTTTTGGGTTAAGGAAACGCAATTTAATGACTCGTTTAGAGTCTGAGACCAACCTTTCCATTTCTCTTGCGGCTTGTCCTAACAATTGTTCCGGTTATGGGAAATGTAGTATTGCTGCCAATGCACAGACATCTTGCAG CTACTGTGAATGTGATATTTTCCATGGTGGATTTGATTGCAGCATAAAAATCATACCCAAATCATTAGTTTGTAATGCTTTGCATAGACATATAGTGTCACTTCCTTCTGTTAACTGA